The Maridesulfovibrio salexigens DSM 2638 region GTTCCGGTGTTGCGATTTCCGGCAGGATAATTTCAACCCCGGCTTCCAGAACCGCACCCAGATCGACAAGGCCGGGATTGGCTTCAAGCACTTCCGGTACTGCGGATTCAGTGCCGTAGTGCTT contains the following coding sequences:
- a CDS encoding tail protein X, coding for MIIYTTKDGDMLDHICWKHYGTESAVPEVLEANPGLVDLGAVLEAGVEIILPEIATPEPDQGTSLWD